Below is a window of uncultured Cohaesibacter sp. DNA.
ATGGCTGATCCGATTTCCGATCTCATTCTTCGCGTGGCCTTGCGCGATCGGTCGGCCTTTTCTGCGCTTTATGAGGCGACCAGCGCGAAACTTTTTGGCATCTGCCTGCGTGTCTTGAAAGACAGGGCCGAAGCTGAAGAAGCTTTGCAGGAGGCCTATGTCAAGGTCTGGAACAATGCCTCCCGCTTTTCCATTACGGCAAACAGTCCGATTTCCTGGCTCGCGGCGATTGCGCGCAACAATGCCATTGATCGGTTAAGAGCGAGACGGCCGGAAACCGTGGAGCTTGATGAAGAGCTGGGTGGCGCGGACGAGACCCCTGACCCGGAACGGCTG
It encodes the following:
- a CDS encoding sigma-70 family RNA polymerase sigma factor, yielding MADPISDLILRVALRDRSAFSALYEATSAKLFGICLRVLKDRAEAEEALQEAYVKVWNNASRFSITANSPISWLAAIARNNAIDRLRARRPETVELDEELGGADETPDPERLVMSSETGARISACLDELEANRADAVRGAYLDGYSYQELAEQFSVPLNTMRTWLRRSLMSLRKCLET